One window of Thermacetogenium phaeum DSM 12270 genomic DNA carries:
- the csrA gene encoding carbon storage regulator CsrA produces MLVLARKRGQSIMIGETVKVTVLDVQGDQVRLGVEAPQELPVHRLEIYEQIRAENIIAAGSDGGALKGLQELLEGEFFQVPQDGRQEKGDDSRR; encoded by the coding sequence ATGCTGGTTCTTGCCCGCAAAAGAGGCCAGAGCATTATGATCGGGGAAACCGTCAAGGTAACCGTCCTGGACGTGCAGGGGGATCAGGTACGGCTCGGAGTCGAGGCGCCGCAGGAGCTTCCGGTGCACCGCCTGGAAATCTACGAACAGATCCGGGCTGAAAACATCATTGCTGCCGGAAGCGATGGCGGTGCTCTGAAGGGCCTGCAGGAGTTGCTCGAGGGGGAGTTTTTTCAGGTGCCGCAGGACGGCAGACAGGAAAAAGGGGATGACAGCAGGCGCTAG
- the fliW gene encoding flagellar assembly protein FliW, producing the protein MQVKTARFGVLDVDRERLLTFPQGMVGFPHLQRYFFVPVPENNLFVWLQALDDSEIAFLMVDPFIFFPDYDVHLSEADCEFLQLGHPDEATLLTVVTIPPDGVRGMTANLLAPVVINVRKALGRQVILDGSGYRTKHPLFRGVPEPARRCACR; encoded by the coding sequence ATGCAGGTAAAAACGGCGCGCTTCGGCGTCCTGGATGTCGACCGGGAACGCCTGCTGACTTTCCCGCAGGGTATGGTCGGCTTCCCCCATTTGCAGAGGTACTTTTTCGTTCCGGTGCCGGAAAATAACCTTTTTGTCTGGTTGCAGGCCTTAGATGACTCCGAAATTGCCTTTTTGATGGTCGATCCCTTTATCTTCTTCCCTGATTATGATGTGCATTTGAGTGAGGCCGACTGTGAATTCCTGCAGCTCGGCCACCCCGATGAGGCGACTCTGTTGACGGTAGTTACCATTCCTCCCGACGGGGTGCGGGGGATGACGGCGAATCTTCTTGCCCCTGTGGTGATCAACGTCAGGAAGGCCCTGGGACGGCAGGTTATCTTGGATGGGAGCGGTTACCGCACCAAACATCCGCTCTTCCGCGGTGTGCCGGAGCCGGCCAGGCGTTGCGCCTGTAGATAG
- a CDS encoding 4Fe-4S dicluster domain-containing protein produces MKEVQIDVGKCLGCKSCEMACAVSHSLSQELFGAIFEDTPPRKRIYVQGVGAAAVPVNCRHCEEAGCVGVCPTGAMYRDERTGAVLHNRDRCIGCGFCELACPFGAITRLPGSKVVAKCDRCPDREVPACVDACPTGALLFITPEEAQRRKRLQLARQMCLP; encoded by the coding sequence TTGAAAGAGGTACAGATCGATGTGGGTAAGTGTTTAGGCTGCAAGTCCTGTGAGATGGCGTGCGCGGTTTCCCACTCACTGTCGCAGGAGCTCTTCGGCGCAATCTTTGAGGATACCCCCCCACGCAAGCGCATTTACGTCCAGGGAGTAGGGGCGGCTGCGGTTCCCGTCAACTGCCGGCACTGCGAAGAGGCCGGCTGTGTCGGCGTTTGCCCTACCGGAGCCATGTACCGGGATGAGAGGACGGGTGCTGTGCTGCATAACCGTGACCGCTGCATCGGGTGCGGCTTCTGTGAGCTGGCCTGTCCTTTCGGAGCCATTACCCGTTTACCGGGAAGCAAGGTTGTGGCTAAGTGTGACCGCTGCCCGGACAGGGAGGTGCCGGCATGTGTTGATGCCTGTCCTACCGGTGCCCTTCTCTTTATCACTCCTGAAGAGGCACAGCGCAGAAAGCGCCTGCAATTAGCCCGGCAGATGTGTTTGCCGTAG
- the flgL gene encoding flagellar hook-associated protein FlgL gives MRVTNQMISNNLLRCIHTNLSELERAQDRLASGREIRRPSDDPVRAVIAMGLRAGLGETVQYQSNIQDALSWLEVTEGALAGAIEVLQRARDLAVQGATDTLPQESRDALKKEVEQLKEQLGTIANSVYGDRYIFGGTKTHKTPYDGSTWQGNGGEIKFAIAPKVEMQVNIPGMELFWEKQTSEGQTVKGAIQVLDELAGLLGDSGKTGSDISSMIGEIDRVLDSFISTRGEIGARVNRLEMSLARLEQTGFEQTDLLSRAEDADIARAIIDLKNRENAYRVTLAAGARIIMPTLIDFLR, from the coding sequence TTGCGGGTCACTAATCAGATGATAAGCAACAACCTGCTCAGGTGCATCCACACCAACCTCAGTGAACTGGAGCGCGCCCAGGACCGCCTGGCCTCCGGAAGGGAGATCCGGCGCCCCTCGGATGACCCGGTGCGGGCCGTCATCGCCATGGGCCTGCGCGCCGGGCTGGGCGAAACCGTTCAGTATCAGAGCAACATTCAGGATGCCCTGAGCTGGCTGGAGGTGACGGAGGGGGCGCTGGCCGGCGCCATTGAGGTTCTCCAGCGGGCACGGGATCTGGCCGTTCAGGGGGCGACCGACACCCTGCCGCAGGAGTCGCGAGATGCCCTGAAAAAAGAGGTTGAACAATTAAAAGAGCAGCTCGGCACGATCGCCAACTCCGTTTACGGGGACCGGTATATTTTCGGCGGGACGAAGACGCATAAAACTCCTTATGATGGTAGTACCTGGCAGGGCAATGGTGGTGAAATCAAGTTTGCGATCGCTCCCAAAGTGGAGATGCAGGTAAATATCCCGGGAATGGAGCTTTTCTGGGAGAAGCAAACTTCAGAAGGCCAAACGGTAAAGGGAGCAATTCAGGTGCTCGATGAGCTGGCCGGTTTGCTGGGCGATTCCGGCAAAACGGGTTCCGATATATCCTCTATGATCGGGGAGATCGATCGGGTCCTCGACAGCTTCATCTCCACCAGAGGGGAAATCGGAGCCAGGGTCAACCGGCTGGAGATGTCCCTGGCACGCCTGGAGCAGACCGGGTTCGAGCAGACGGATCTCCTCTCCCGGGCGGAGGATGCGGACATCGCCCGCGCCATCATCGACCTCAAGAACCGGGAGAATGCTTACCGGGTCACTCTGGCGGCAGGCGCCAGGATCATTATGCCGACGCTGATCGATTTCCTGAGATGA